In one window of Pseudomonas chlororaphis subsp. chlororaphis DNA:
- a CDS encoding MgtC/SapB family protein, with protein sequence MNAWWHEVWVTLQAEFADIGDARQLTQITVRLLIAALLGGILGFEREHKGKAAGVRTHMLVALGAALFVLVPQMSGAQADAMSRVVQGVIAGIGFLGAGTILKGKQDEEGHVKGLTTAAGLWMTAAIGVSAGVGREATAVFSTLLALAVFSVMPWIVRKLEGDDEPPG encoded by the coding sequence ATGAACGCCTGGTGGCATGAAGTCTGGGTCACCCTGCAAGCGGAGTTCGCTGATATCGGCGATGCCCGGCAACTCACCCAGATCACCGTACGCCTGCTGATCGCCGCGCTGCTGGGCGGCATTCTCGGTTTTGAACGCGAGCACAAGGGCAAGGCCGCCGGGGTGCGCACCCACATGCTGGTGGCGCTGGGGGCGGCGCTGTTCGTGCTGGTGCCGCAGATGTCCGGCGCCCAGGCCGATGCCATGAGCCGGGTGGTGCAGGGGGTGATCGCCGGTATCGGTTTTCTCGGCGCGGGCACCATTCTCAAGGGTAAGCAGGACGAGGAAGGGCACGTCAAGGGCCTGACCACCGCGGCCGGGCTGTGGATGACCGCGGCGATCGGCGTCTCGGCGGGCGTCGGCCGCGAAGCCACGGCGGTGTTCAGCACCCTGCTGGCGCTGGCGGTCTTCAGCGTGATGCCCTGGATAGTGCGCAAGCTGGAAGGCGACGATGAACCGCCCGGATAA
- the glgB gene encoding 1,4-alpha-glucan branching protein GlgB has translation MSFSNKEQGEVKQAMPAARDIEALVRAEHQDPFAVLGPHGDGAGGQFIRAFLPGALSVQVLARDGGTVLGSLEGTEVPGLFVGHFAQAQPYLLRTQWAGGEHIGEDPYSFGPLLGEMDLYLFAEGNHRDLSACLGAQLKTVEGVDGVRFAVWAPNARRVSVVGDFNVWDGRRHPMRLRHPSGVWELFVPRLGPGEAYKYEILGAHGILPLKSDPVALATQLPPDTASKVASPLSIDWQDLDWMQARGERQRTDAPLSIYELHAGSWQCEVDDLGEVARQYDWHELAERLIPYVQSLGFTHIELMPIMEHPFGGSWGYQPLSQFAPSARYGNADDFAAFVNACHLAGIGVILDWVPAHFPTDAHGLAQFDGTALYEYGNPLEGFHQDWDTLIYNLGRTEVHGFMLASALHWLKHFHVDGLRVDAVASMLYRDYSRNAGEWVPNRHGGRENLEAIDFLRHLNDVVSLEAPGALVIAEESTAWPGVSQGTQQGGLGFAYKWNMGWMHDSLHYIQQDPVYRAHHHNELSFGLVYAWSERFILPISHDEVVHGKRSLIDKMPGDRWQKFANLRAYLSFMWTHPGKKLLFMGCEFGQWREWNHDQQLDWYLLQYPEHRGVQKLVGDLNRLYREHPALHDQDDAPQGFQWLIGDDAINSVYAWLRWSKDGKPLLVVANFTPVPRQAYRIGVPFAGRWGELFNSDSDTYAGSNYGNGGGVFTEDVASHGQALSLALNLPPLAVLILQPEA, from the coding sequence ATGAGTTTCTCGAACAAGGAACAGGGTGAGGTCAAACAGGCAATGCCCGCCGCGCGGGATATCGAGGCATTGGTGCGTGCCGAGCACCAGGACCCCTTTGCCGTGCTCGGCCCCCATGGCGACGGCGCCGGCGGCCAATTCATCCGTGCCTTCCTGCCGGGCGCCCTGAGTGTGCAGGTGCTGGCTCGCGATGGCGGGACAGTGCTGGGCAGCCTGGAGGGCACCGAGGTACCGGGGTTGTTTGTCGGGCACTTTGCCCAGGCCCAGCCCTATCTGCTGCGCACGCAATGGGCCGGTGGCGAGCATATTGGCGAAGACCCTTACAGCTTCGGCCCGTTGCTGGGGGAGATGGACCTGTACCTGTTCGCCGAGGGCAACCACCGCGACCTCAGTGCCTGCCTCGGCGCGCAGCTGAAAACCGTGGAGGGCGTCGACGGCGTGCGTTTCGCGGTCTGGGCGCCGAATGCCCGGCGGGTCTCGGTGGTCGGCGACTTCAACGTCTGGGACGGACGGCGGCACCCGATGCGCCTGCGTCATCCGTCCGGGGTCTGGGAGCTGTTCGTGCCGCGCCTGGGCCCGGGCGAAGCCTACAAATATGAAATCCTCGGCGCCCACGGCATCCTGCCGCTGAAGTCCGACCCGGTGGCGCTGGCCACCCAGCTGCCGCCGGATACCGCCTCGAAAGTCGCCAGCCCGCTGAGCATCGACTGGCAGGACCTCGACTGGATGCAGGCCCGCGGCGAACGCCAGCGCACCGACGCGCCCTTGTCGATCTACGAACTGCATGCCGGCTCCTGGCAATGCGAGGTGGACGATCTGGGCGAGGTGGCGCGCCAGTACGACTGGCACGAACTGGCCGAACGCCTGATCCCCTATGTGCAGAGCCTGGGGTTCACCCATATCGAGCTGATGCCGATCATGGAACATCCCTTCGGCGGTTCCTGGGGCTATCAGCCGCTGTCGCAGTTCGCCCCCAGCGCGCGCTATGGCAACGCCGACGACTTCGCGGCGTTCGTCAACGCCTGCCACCTGGCGGGCATCGGGGTGATTCTCGACTGGGTGCCGGCGCACTTTCCCACCGACGCCCACGGCCTGGCGCAATTCGACGGCACCGCGCTGTACGAGTACGGCAACCCGCTGGAAGGTTTCCACCAGGACTGGGACACCCTGATCTACAACCTGGGGCGCACCGAGGTCCACGGTTTCATGCTGGCGTCGGCGCTGCACTGGCTCAAGCATTTCCATGTCGACGGCCTGCGGGTGGATGCCGTGGCCTCGATGCTCTACCGCGACTATTCGCGCAACGCCGGGGAGTGGGTGCCCAATCGCCATGGCGGACGCGAGAACCTCGAAGCCATCGACTTTTTGCGTCATCTGAATGACGTGGTGTCCCTCGAGGCGCCGGGCGCCCTGGTGATCGCCGAGGAGTCCACGGCCTGGCCGGGCGTCAGCCAGGGCACCCAGCAAGGCGGCCTGGGCTTCGCCTATAAATGGAACATGGGCTGGATGCACGACTCGCTGCATTACATCCAACAGGACCCGGTGTACCGCGCCCATCACCACAACGAACTGAGCTTCGGCCTGGTGTATGCCTGGTCCGAGCGCTTCATCCTGCCGATCTCCCACGACGAAGTGGTGCACGGCAAACGTTCGCTGATCGACAAGATGCCCGGCGACCGCTGGCAGAAGTTCGCCAACCTGCGGGCCTACCTGAGCTTCATGTGGACCCACCCGGGCAAGAAGCTGCTGTTCATGGGCTGCGAGTTCGGCCAGTGGCGCGAATGGAATCACGATCAGCAACTGGACTGGTACCTGCTGCAATACCCCGAGCACCGCGGCGTGCAGAAGCTGGTGGGCGATCTCAACCGGCTGTACCGCGAGCATCCGGCGCTGCACGACCAGGACGACGCGCCCCAGGGCTTCCAGTGGCTGATCGGCGACGACGCGATCAACAGCGTCTACGCCTGGCTGCGCTGGAGCAAGGACGGCAAGCCGCTGCTGGTGGTGGCCAACTTCACCCCGGTGCCGCGCCAGGCCTACCGGATCGGCGTGCCCTTCGCCGGGCGTTGGGGCGAGTTGTTCAACAGCGACTCCGATACCTACGCCGGGTCCAACTATGGCAATGGCGGCGGGGTGTTCACCGAGGACGTGGCGAGCCACGGCCAGGCGTTGTCGCTGGCATTGAACCTGCCGCCGCTGGCGGTGCTGATCCTGCAACCAGAGGCTTGA
- the treS gene encoding maltose alpha-D-glucosyltransferase: MAKKPRSATFIKDPLWYKDAVIYQVHVKSYFDSNNDGIGDFPGLIAKLDYIADLGVNTIWLLPFYPSPRRDDGYDIAEYRGVSPDYGTLADARRFIAEAHKRGLRVITELVINHTSDQHPWFQRARKAKAGSKARDFYVWSDDDQKYDGTRIIFLDTEKSNWTWDPVAGQYFWHRFYSHQPDLNFDNPQVMKAVLSVMRYWLDMGIDGLRLDAIPYLIERDGTNNENLPETHDVLKQIRAEIDANYPDRMLLAEANQWPEDTQLYFGQTKKGDVKGDDGDECHMAFHFPLMPRMYMALAQEDRFPITDILRQTPEIPANCQWAIFLRNHDELTLEMVTDRERDYLWNYYAADRRARINLGIRRRLAPLMERDRRRVELLNSLLLSMPGTPTLYYGDEIGMGDNIYLGDRDGVRTPMQWSIDRNGGFSRADPASLVLPPIMDPLYGYQSVNVETQAGDPHSLLNWTRRMLAIRKQSKAFGRGSLKMLSPSNRRILAYTREYTGPDGKHEIILCVANVSRSAQAAELDLSAFAGMVPVEMLGGNAFPPIGQLNFLLTLAPYGFYWFVLAAENQMPSWHVEPAQSMPDFTTLVLKKRLEELLEAPSRTTLEQSSLPTWLPKRRWFAGKDSAIEQVHIAYGVRFGDPQHPVLLSELEVSGGGQSGRYQLPFGLLGEEQIGAALPQQLALARVRRGRQVGLITDAFALESFVHNVLQAIQTHTVLPCGDGEIRFEATEQLAGLGLGAESEVRYLSAEQSNSSVVIGTSLVLKLIRKVASGVHPELEMSAYLTAAGFQHISPLLGSVIRRDGQGEDSLLMIAQGYLSNQGDAWEWTQNNLERAIRDELADAMSEQDQHYNALGELRDFAGMLGQRLGEMHQVLAAPTTNPAFRARPSTDKDAQAWARQIGAQLERALHLLKQHQAELTAEDRQRVASWSQHKTAILAHIQGLAKQAVGGLRMRVHGDLHLGQVLVIKGDAYLIDFEGEPARPLDERRGKHSPYKDVSGVLRSFDYAAALALGGQGLDASAHALAARQRVTERYLREARESFVQAYRLAAASLAHAWQEKNGEDAALALFSLEKAAYEVAYEAENRPAWLAVPLRGLHVLLSDMKVE, translated from the coding sequence ATGGCGAAGAAACCCAGGTCAGCCACCTTCATCAAGGACCCGCTCTGGTACAAGGACGCGGTGATCTATCAGGTTCACGTCAAATCCTATTTCGACTCCAACAACGACGGGATCGGCGATTTTCCCGGGTTGATCGCCAAGCTCGACTACATCGCCGACCTGGGGGTGAACACCATCTGGCTGCTGCCGTTCTATCCCTCGCCGCGCCGCGACGATGGCTACGACATCGCCGAATACCGCGGCGTCAGCCCCGACTACGGGACCCTGGCCGACGCCCGGCGCTTTATCGCCGAGGCCCACAAGCGCGGGCTGCGGGTGATCACCGAGCTGGTCATCAACCACACCTCGGACCAGCACCCCTGGTTCCAGCGGGCGCGCAAGGCCAAGGCGGGCTCCAAGGCGCGGGATTTCTATGTGTGGTCCGATGACGATCAGAAGTACGACGGCACGCGGATCATCTTTCTCGATACCGAGAAATCCAACTGGACCTGGGACCCGGTGGCCGGCCAGTACTTCTGGCATCGCTTCTATTCCCACCAGCCGGACCTCAACTTCGACAACCCGCAGGTGATGAAGGCGGTGCTGTCGGTGATGCGCTACTGGCTGGACATGGGCATCGACGGCCTGCGCCTGGACGCCATTCCCTACCTGATCGAGCGCGACGGCACTAACAACGAGAACCTGCCCGAGACCCACGACGTGCTCAAGCAGATCCGCGCCGAGATCGACGCCAACTACCCGGACCGCATGCTGCTGGCCGAAGCCAACCAGTGGCCGGAAGACACCCAGCTGTACTTCGGTCAAACAAAGAAGGGCGACGTGAAGGGCGACGACGGCGACGAATGCCACATGGCCTTCCACTTCCCATTGATGCCGCGCATGTACATGGCGCTGGCCCAGGAAGACCGCTTCCCGATCACCGACATCCTGCGCCAGACCCCGGAGATTCCCGCCAACTGCCAATGGGCGATCTTCCTGCGCAACCACGATGAGCTGACCCTGGAGATGGTCACCGACCGCGAGCGCGACTACCTGTGGAACTACTACGCCGCCGACCGCCGCGCGCGGATCAACCTGGGCATTCGCCGGCGCCTGGCACCGCTGATGGAGCGCGACCGCCGCCGGGTCGAACTGCTCAACAGCCTGCTGCTGTCGATGCCCGGCACGCCGACCCTGTATTACGGCGATGAGATCGGCATGGGCGACAACATCTACCTGGGCGACCGCGATGGCGTGCGCACACCGATGCAATGGTCGATCGACCGCAACGGCGGCTTCTCCCGGGCCGACCCGGCGAGCCTGGTCTTGCCGCCGATCATGGACCCGCTGTACGGCTACCAGTCGGTGAATGTCGAGACCCAGGCCGGCGACCCGCATTCGCTGCTCAACTGGACCCGGCGCATGCTGGCGATCCGCAAACAGTCCAAGGCCTTCGGCCGCGGCAGCCTGAAGATGCTGTCGCCGAGCAACCGCCGGATCCTGGCCTATACCCGCGAATACACCGGGCCCGACGGCAAGCACGAAATCATCCTCTGCGTGGCCAACGTGTCGCGCAGCGCCCAGGCGGCGGAGCTGGACCTGTCGGCGTTCGCCGGCATGGTGCCGGTGGAGATGCTCGGCGGGAATGCCTTCCCGCCGATCGGCCAGCTGAATTTCCTCCTGACCCTGGCGCCCTACGGTTTCTACTGGTTTGTCCTGGCGGCGGAAAACCAGATGCCGAGCTGGCATGTGGAGCCGGCCCAGAGCATGCCGGACTTCACCACCCTGGTGCTGAAAAAACGCCTCGAGGAATTGCTCGAAGCGCCGTCGCGCACCACCCTGGAGCAGAGTTCGCTGCCGACCTGGCTACCCAAGCGCCGCTGGTTCGCCGGCAAGGACAGCGCCATCGAACAGGTGCACATCGCCTATGGCGTGCGCTTTGGCGATCCGCAGCATCCGGTGTTGCTCAGCGAGCTGGAGGTCAGCGGCGGCGGCCAGAGCGGGCGCTACCAGCTGCCGTTCGGCCTGCTCGGCGAAGAGCAGATCGGCGCCGCGCTGCCGCAGCAACTGGCCCTGGCGCGGGTGCGCCGTGGCCGCCAGGTGGGGCTGATCACCGACGCCTTTGCCCTGGAAAGTTTTGTGCACAATGTCCTGCAGGCGATCCAGACGCACACCGTGCTGCCCTGTGGCGATGGCGAGATCCGCTTCGAGGCCACGGAGCAACTGGCCGGGCTCGGCCTGGGCGCGGAATCCGAAGTGCGCTACCTGTCCGCCGAGCAATCCAACAGCTCGGTGGTGATCGGTACTAGCCTGGTGCTCAAGCTGATCCGCAAGGTGGCCAGCGGCGTGCACCCGGAACTGGAGATGAGCGCCTACCTGACCGCCGCCGGCTTCCAGCACATTTCACCCTTGCTCGGTTCGGTGATCCGCCGGGACGGGCAGGGCGAGGACAGCCTGCTGATGATCGCCCAGGGTTACCTGAGCAATCAGGGCGATGCCTGGGAGTGGACCCAGAACAACCTGGAGCGGGCGATCCGCGACGAACTGGCCGATGCCATGTCCGAGCAGGACCAGCACTACAACGCCCTGGGCGAGCTGCGCGACTTTGCCGGCATGCTCGGCCAGCGCCTGGGGGAAATGCACCAGGTCCTCGCGGCGCCGACCACCAACCCGGCCTTTCGCGCGCGGCCGAGTACCGACAAGGACGCCCAGGCCTGGGCCAGGCAGATCGGCGCGCAACTGGAACGGGCCTTGCACTTGCTCAAGCAGCATCAGGCCGAGCTGACGGCTGAGGATCGACAGCGCGTGGCGTCGTGGAGCCAACACAAGACGGCGATCCTGGCGCATATCCAGGGCCTGGCGAAACAGGCGGTCGGCGGCCTGCGCATGCGCGTCCACGGCGATCTGCACCTGGGCCAGGTGCTGGTGATCAAGGGCGACGCGTACCTGATCGATTTCGAGGGCGAACCGGCCCGGCCGCTGGACGAGCGCCGGGGCAAGCACAGTCCGTACAAGGACGTCAGTGGGGTGCTGCGCTCCTTCGACTATGCCGCGGCGCTGGCCCTCGGCGGCCAGGGCCTCGACGCCTCGGCCCACGCCCTGGCGGCCCGGCAGCGGGTCACCGAGCGTTATCTGCGCGAAGCCCGCGAGTCGTTTGTCCAGGCGTACCGGCTGGCGGCAGCTAGTCTTGCTCATGCCTGGCAGGAAAAGAATGGCGAGGACGCCGCGCTGGCCTTGTTCAGCCTGGAGAAAGCAGCCTACGAAGTGGCGTATGAAGCGGAAAACCGTCCGGCCTGGCTCGCGGTGCCGCTGCGGGGGCTGCATGTGCTGCTAAGTGATATGAAGGTTGAGTGA
- a CDS encoding DUF3203 family protein yields the protein MSLRIENRICHFDTEDLHARLPASAVTVITDAARSMSAVDLEGRRIYITEAEADALTVAGATDGRRHLRASNSDSVI from the coding sequence ATGAGCCTGCGCATCGAAAACCGGATCTGCCATTTCGACACCGAAGACCTTCACGCCCGCCTGCCAGCCAGCGCCGTGACTGTGATCACCGACGCGGCCAGGTCGATGTCGGCGGTCGACCTCGAAGGCCGGCGTATCTACATCACCGAAGCAGAAGCCGACGCATTGACCGTAGCAGGCGCCACCGACGGCCGGCGTCATCTGCGCGCCAGCAACAGTGATTCGGTGATTTGA
- a CDS encoding alpha-1,4-glucan--maltose-1-phosphate maltosyltransferase, translating into MTAEKRPTELQYNPNLPLSQALLLPRIVIENTRPLIDGGQFAVKAVAGQVVRVSSKVFADGHDKLAVRIRWCAEADSHWHSETMEDLGNNSWEGQFTVPSQGRYLYCIEAWIDQFASFCYDLQKKHQAGIAVSLELQEGRSHVLHAAERSEGPLREQLLALHHELATLLEAEQVALFLHERSARLMAESDHRPYLSLSPEYPLDVERERAQFASWYELFPRSITDDPARHGTFNDVHSRLAMIHDMGFDVLYFPPIHPIGRSFRKGRNNSLTAGPDEPGSPYAIGSEEGGHEAIHPQLGSREDFRRLVAAAAEHGLEVALDFAIQCSQDHPWLKQHPGWFNWRPDGSIKYAENPPKKYQDIVNVDFYAIEAIPSLWLELRDIVVGWVEEGVKIFRVDNPHTKPLPFWQWLIADVRARFPEVIFLAEAFTTPAMMARLGKVGYSQSYTYFTWRNTKSELATYFTELNQSPWRECYRPNFFVNTPDINPFFLHDSGRPGFLIRAALATMGSGLWGMYSGFELCEAAPVPGREEYLDSEKYEIRPRDFSAPGNIIAEIAQLNRIRRQNPALQTHLGLQVYNAWNDNILYFGKRTADLSNFILVAVSLDPFNAQEAHFELPLWELGLPDDAQTQGEDLMNGHRWTWYGKTQFMRIEPWQQPFGIWRISVA; encoded by the coding sequence ATGACTGCCGAAAAAAGACCGACTGAACTGCAATACAACCCGAACCTGCCCCTGTCGCAGGCCTTGCTGCTGCCGCGTATCGTCATCGAGAACACTCGTCCGCTGATCGACGGTGGCCAGTTCGCGGTCAAGGCGGTGGCGGGGCAGGTGGTGCGGGTCAGCAGCAAGGTGTTCGCCGACGGCCACGACAAACTGGCCGTGCGCATCCGCTGGTGCGCCGAAGCCGACAGCCACTGGCACAGCGAAACCATGGAAGACCTCGGCAACAATAGCTGGGAAGGCCAGTTCACAGTGCCCAGCCAGGGCCGCTACCTGTATTGCATCGAGGCCTGGATCGATCAGTTCGCCAGCTTCTGCTACGACCTGCAGAAGAAACACCAGGCCGGCATCGCGGTCAGCCTCGAATTGCAGGAGGGCCGCAGCCATGTGCTGCACGCCGCCGAGCGCAGCGAAGGGCCGCTGCGCGAGCAGTTGCTGGCGCTGCACCATGAGCTGGCGACGCTGCTCGAAGCCGAGCAGGTGGCGCTGTTCCTGCACGAACGCAGTGCACGGCTGATGGCCGAGTCCGACCACCGTCCCTACCTGAGCCTGAGCCCGGAATACCCGCTGGACGTGGAGCGCGAACGCGCGCAGTTCGCCAGCTGGTACGAGCTGTTTCCCCGCTCGATCACCGACGATCCGGCCCGTCACGGCACTTTCAATGATGTGCACTCGCGCCTGGCGATGATCCATGACATGGGTTTCGACGTGCTGTACTTCCCGCCGATCCATCCCATCGGCCGCAGCTTTCGCAAGGGCCGCAACAACTCGCTGACCGCCGGCCCCGACGAGCCGGGCAGCCCCTATGCGATCGGCAGCGAAGAGGGCGGCCACGAGGCGATCCATCCGCAACTCGGCAGCCGCGAGGACTTCCGCCGCCTGGTGGCGGCCGCCGCCGAGCACGGCCTGGAGGTCGCCCTGGATTTCGCCATCCAGTGTTCCCAGGACCATCCCTGGCTCAAGCAGCATCCGGGCTGGTTCAACTGGCGTCCGGACGGCAGCATCAAATACGCCGAGAACCCACCGAAGAAATACCAGGACATCGTCAATGTCGACTTCTATGCCATCGAGGCCATCCCCAGCCTGTGGCTGGAGTTGCGCGACATCGTGGTCGGCTGGGTCGAGGAGGGGGTGAAGATCTTTCGCGTGGACAACCCCCATACCAAGCCGCTGCCGTTCTGGCAGTGGCTGATTGCCGATGTGCGGGCGCGGTTCCCGGAGGTGATCTTTCTCGCCGAGGCCTTCACCACGCCGGCGATGATGGCGCGCCTGGGCAAGGTCGGTTATTCCCAGAGCTACACCTATTTCACCTGGCGCAACACCAAGAGCGAACTGGCGACTTACTTCACCGAACTCAATCAGTCGCCGTGGCGCGAATGCTACCGGCCGAACTTCTTCGTCAACACGCCGGACATCAACCCGTTCTTTCTCCATGACTCGGGGCGCCCGGGGTTTCTCATCCGCGCCGCGCTGGCCACCATGGGCTCGGGCCTGTGGGGCATGTATTCGGGGTTCGAGCTGTGCGAGGCGGCGCCGGTTCCGGGGCGCGAGGAATACCTAGACTCGGAGAAATACGAGATCCGCCCCCGGGACTTCAGCGCCCCCGGCAACATCATTGCCGAGATCGCCCAGCTCAACCGTATCCGCCGACAGAACCCGGCGCTGCAGACGCACCTGGGCTTGCAGGTCTACAACGCCTGGAACGACAACATCCTGTATTTCGGCAAGCGCACCGCCGACCTCAGCAACTTCATCCTGGTGGCGGTCAGCCTCGACCCGTTCAACGCCCAGGAGGCGCATTTCGAATTGCCGCTGTGGGAACTGGGCCTGCCCGATGATGCGCAGACCCAGGGCGAGGACCTGATGAACGGCCATCGCTGGACCTGGTACGGCAAGACCCAGTTCATGCGGATCGAACCCTGGCAGCAACCGTTCGGCATCTGGCGCATCAGCGTTGCCTGA
- the ccoG gene encoding cytochrome c oxidase accessory protein CcoG encodes MSERIPVRLVETFEPARPKTKAKSSDNLIHTRSFTGLFRTLRMSGAGFLFLLFFGTVWLNWGGRQAVLWDLAESKFHIFGATFWPQDFILLSALLIICAFGLFAITVFAGRVWCGYTCPQSSWTWLFMWCEKITEGERNQRIKLAAAPWNLNKLIRRSAKHSLWLAISLLTGLTFVGYFTPIRPLAEELLTLQIGGVSLFWVLFFTGATYLNAGWLREAVCMHMCPYARFQSVMFDKDTLTISYDPARGEIRGPRKRGVKPANIGLGDCIDCQLCVQVCPTGIDIRDGLQMECIGCAACIDACDSIMDKMGYARGLISYTSEHQLQGGKTHLLRPRLIGYSAVLLVMIGALALALVERPMVSLDVSKDRGLFRENSLGQIENIYSLKIINKTQQRQDYRLQLEDGDGFQLQGKTEVSLAAGEIVDLPVSVAMIADQPQSSSQELSFKVVDADQPEIYSVAKSRFVAPLNR; translated from the coding sequence ATGAGCGAAAGAATCCCCGTCCGATTAGTAGAAACATTCGAGCCTGCGCGCCCAAAGACGAAGGCCAAATCCAGCGACAACCTGATCCACACCCGCAGTTTCACCGGCCTGTTCCGTACCCTGCGCATGAGCGGCGCGGGCTTCCTGTTCCTGCTGTTCTTCGGCACCGTGTGGCTGAACTGGGGCGGCCGCCAGGCGGTGCTCTGGGACCTGGCGGAAAGCAAGTTCCACATCTTCGGCGCCACCTTCTGGCCGCAGGATTTCATCCTGCTCTCGGCGTTGCTGATCATCTGCGCCTTCGGCCTGTTCGCCATCACCGTGTTCGCCGGCCGCGTCTGGTGCGGCTACACCTGCCCGCAGAGCTCCTGGACCTGGCTGTTCATGTGGTGCGAGAAGATCACCGAGGGTGAACGCAACCAGCGCATCAAGCTCGCGGCCGCGCCCTGGAACCTGAACAAGCTGATCCGCCGTTCGGCCAAGCACAGCCTGTGGCTGGCCATCAGCCTGCTCACCGGCCTGACCTTCGTCGGTTACTTCACGCCGATCCGGCCGCTGGCCGAGGAGCTGCTGACCCTGCAGATCGGCGGGGTCAGCCTGTTCTGGGTGCTGTTCTTCACCGGCGCCACCTACCTCAACGCCGGCTGGCTGCGCGAGGCGGTGTGCATGCACATGTGCCCGTATGCGCGGTTCCAGAGTGTGATGTTCGACAAGGACACCCTGACCATCTCCTACGACCCGGCCCGTGGCGAAATTCGCGGCCCGCGCAAGCGTGGCGTGAAACCCGCCAATATCGGCCTCGGCGACTGCATCGATTGCCAGCTGTGCGTGCAGGTCTGCCCGACCGGCATCGACATCCGCGACGGCCTGCAGATGGAATGCATCGGCTGCGCCGCCTGCATCGACGCCTGCGATTCGATCATGGACAAGATGGGCTATGCCCGGGGCCTGATCAGCTACACCTCGGAGCACCAGTTGCAAGGAGGCAAGACCCACCTGCTGCGCCCACGCCTGATCGGCTACAGCGCGGTGCTGCTGGTGATGATCGGCGCCCTGGCCCTGGCGCTGGTGGAGCGACCGATGGTGTCGCTGGACGTCAGCAAGGACCGCGGCCTGTTCCGCGAAAACAGCCTGGGCCAGATCGAGAACATCTACAGCCTGAAGATCATCAACAAGACCCAGCAACGCCAGGATTACCGCCTGCAACTGGAGGACGGCGACGGCTTCCAGCTGCAAGGCAAGACCGAAGTCAGCCTGGCCGCGGGCGAGATCGTCGACCTGCCGGTGTCGGTGGCGATGATCGCCGACCAGCCGCAGAGCAGTTCCCAGGAACTCAGCTTCAAGGTGGTCGACGCCGACCAGCCAGAGATCTACAGCGTGGCCAAGAGCCGGTTTGTTGCGCCCTTGAACCGTTGA
- a CDS encoding autotransporter domain-containing protein produces the protein MKTSLTPQEIKIILCTVSASVLLCSSMEVQASPAEDEAQLWYRQDLLLNRLLTPATSATPMPASQPRGNSLGIVQGSPQVWDPLYGPAARQTEVGYLGSRFASSINDTPGGPVLYTLESSSGHTQRIGLLGGQSQFQANGQGVPGGFSDPRNDRFSVQGQSLGAFWSLTGPQGWHVDLSASGARVSGFSRTEQGQRQAAEGSAVTLSVQGGIPIGISDNWVVEPQAQLINQRVSLDNPNADSNSRSAGNLNAWSGRVGAHLQGRYDVAGHSVEPYVRTSLWHTVYSGDTLTLDKVDKISSSRKSSTVEVGLGLVARLTPVVSLYVSADYSSDVDDNDLNGLIGSLGVRMRW, from the coding sequence ATGAAAACTTCACTCACCCCACAAGAGATCAAGATCATTCTGTGCACAGTTTCCGCTTCGGTATTGCTGTGTTCTTCCATGGAGGTACAAGCGTCCCCTGCCGAGGACGAGGCGCAGCTCTGGTATCGCCAGGACCTGCTCCTGAACCGCCTGTTGACACCCGCGACATCCGCGACGCCCATGCCGGCCAGCCAGCCCCGGGGCAACAGCCTGGGTATCGTGCAAGGCAGCCCGCAGGTCTGGGACCCGCTGTACGGGCCCGCGGCGCGGCAGACCGAAGTCGGCTACCTCGGTTCGCGTTTTGCCAGCAGCATCAACGACACGCCCGGCGGCCCGGTGCTCTACACCCTGGAAAGCAGCAGCGGGCATACCCAGCGCATCGGCCTGCTGGGCGGCCAGAGCCAGTTCCAGGCCAACGGCCAGGGCGTGCCCGGCGGTTTCAGCGACCCGCGTAACGACCGTTTCAGTGTCCAGGGTCAAAGTCTTGGCGCGTTCTGGAGCCTGACCGGTCCGCAGGGCTGGCACGTCGATCTGTCGGCCAGCGGCGCCCGGGTCAGCGGCTTCAGCCGCACCGAGCAAGGCCAGCGGCAAGCCGCCGAAGGCAGCGCGGTGACCCTGTCGGTGCAAGGCGGGATTCCCATCGGCATCAGCGACAACTGGGTGGTCGAACCCCAGGCGCAATTGATCAACCAGCGCGTCAGCCTGGACAACCCGAATGCCGATAGCAACAGCCGCTCCGCCGGCAACCTGAACGCCTGGAGCGGCCGCGTCGGGGCCCACTTGCAAGGCCGTTACGACGTCGCCGGACACTCGGTGGAACCCTATGTGCGCACCAGCTTGTGGCACACGGTGTACAGCGGCGACACCCTGACCCTGGACAAGGTCGACAAGATCAGCAGCAGCCGCAAGTCCTCCACGGTCGAAGTCGGCCTGGGCCTGGTGGCCAGGCTTACCCCTGTCGTCAGCCTGTATGTGAGCGCCGACTACAGCAGCGATGTGGACGACAACGACCTCAACGGGCTGATCGGCAGCCTGGGGGTGCGGATGCGCTGGTAA